In Sagittula stellata E-37, a single genomic region encodes these proteins:
- the ygiD gene encoding 4,5-DOPA dioxygenase extradiol, with translation MTATRTLDDLKRGLGPSDRMPVVFLGHGSPMNALEDTAYSRAWTELGRTLPRPKAILVVSAHWMTRGTTLVDVSAMPRTIHDFYGFPQALYAQSYSAPGAPEMAREVVSLLASHRAEEDDTWGLDHGAWTVLKFLYPGADVPVFQVSIDMGRGLEHQLDIGRTLSELRDRGVLILGSGNVVHNLGAIEWGKGARPHDFALEFDRLFADRLEDRDFAALSDVKGLGPLLPMAHPSVDHYMPALTIAGASDARDDLTFMTDAIDLASISMRSFVFHAR, from the coding sequence ATGACCGCGACCAGAACGCTCGACGACCTGAAACGGGGGCTGGGGCCTTCTGACCGGATGCCGGTGGTCTTTCTCGGCCACGGCAGCCCGATGAACGCCCTTGAGGACACGGCCTACAGCCGGGCGTGGACCGAGCTGGGCCGCACGTTGCCCCGCCCCAAGGCGATCCTCGTGGTATCGGCCCATTGGATGACCCGTGGCACCACCCTGGTGGACGTGTCGGCCATGCCCAGGACGATCCACGATTTCTACGGCTTCCCGCAGGCGCTCTACGCGCAGAGCTACAGCGCGCCCGGCGCACCGGAGATGGCGCGCGAGGTGGTGTCCCTGCTGGCCAGCCACCGTGCCGAAGAGGACGACACATGGGGGCTGGACCACGGCGCGTGGACCGTGCTGAAATTCCTTTACCCCGGCGCGGATGTGCCGGTGTTCCAGGTCTCCATCGACATGGGCCGCGGTCTTGAGCATCAGCTCGACATCGGGCGCACCCTGTCCGAGCTGCGTGACCGTGGCGTGCTGATCCTCGGGTCGGGCAACGTGGTGCACAACCTCGGTGCCATCGAGTGGGGGAAGGGGGCGCGGCCGCACGATTTCGCGCTGGAATTCGACAGGCTGTTTGCCGACCGGCTGGAAGACCGCGATTTTGCCGCGCTGAGCGACGTGAAGGGGCTTGGGCCTCTGCTGCCCATGGCGCATCCTTCGGTCGATCACTACATGCCCGCACTGACCATCGCCGGGGCCTCGGACGCCCGCGACGACCTGACCTTCATGACCGACGCCATCGACCTCGCCTCGATCTCCATGCGGTCCTTTGTCTTCCACGCGCGGTGA
- a CDS encoding helix-turn-helix transcriptional regulator, whose amino-acid sequence MTPRPALPATTLARLIDEIGRPGFGPSLLAACADLFRADMCSVFVPEGARLRCVLSVAADGKFAEQASRAYAERFARSDPTLTRYRLRRLQDSAVVRLNATSILDRDYLRQCFADGAVCERLTHLYFKQGLAGPLLMLNLYRLRENGPFPMQASAALDANGPVLSAAALRHDALCNTSAGASGTMPDAHAIARHLREASNGSLTSREAEVCAYTVLGHKQAEIAELLGIAITSVATYRRRSYGKLGLGSSAALRDYFNTPTASPLGYR is encoded by the coding sequence ATGACCCCACGCCCAGCCCTGCCCGCAACGACCCTCGCCCGCCTGATAGACGAGATCGGGCGCCCGGGTTTCGGGCCCTCGCTGCTTGCGGCCTGCGCCGATCTGTTCAGGGCGGACATGTGCTCTGTCTTCGTCCCCGAAGGCGCGCGACTGCGCTGCGTGCTGAGCGTCGCGGCAGACGGAAAATTCGCGGAGCAAGCCTCCAGAGCCTATGCGGAGCGCTTCGCCCGATCCGACCCCACGCTGACACGCTATCGGCTGCGCCGCCTGCAGGACAGCGCCGTCGTCAGGCTCAACGCCACCAGCATCCTGGATCGGGACTACCTTCGCCAGTGTTTCGCGGATGGAGCCGTTTGCGAAAGGCTCACGCATCTCTACTTCAAACAAGGCCTTGCCGGGCCGTTGCTGATGCTGAACCTCTATCGGCTGCGGGAAAACGGGCCGTTTCCGATGCAAGCGTCCGCCGCTCTCGATGCAAACGGTCCGGTTCTTTCGGCGGCAGCGCTCCGACATGACGCACTTTGCAACACATCGGCAGGCGCCTCGGGAACAATGCCCGATGCGCACGCGATCGCCCGACACCTCAGGGAGGCAAGCAACGGCAGCCTGACATCCCGCGAGGCCGAGGTCTGCGCCTACACCGTGCTGGGCCACAAGCAGGCAGAAATCGCGGAGCTTCTGGGCATCGCCATCACCAGCGTCGCAACCTACAGGCGCCGAAGTTACGGAAAGCTCGGTCTAGGCAGCAGTGCCGCGCTACGCGACTACTTCAACACACCGACGGCATCGCCGCTGGGATACAGGTGA
- a CDS encoding VOC family protein: protein MTSIPKIKGMYHYSFPCRDGEETRQFYEDLLGLPLVTCMQADKVPSTGEEKPYAHFFFEMGDGSYMAFFDLGENEMPKPSPNTPAWVMHFAMEMDSIEDVLAMRKRLHDAGVEVTDIVDHEFIHSIYFFDPNGLRLEVTTRVEPPSYMEAEKTRAHAGLDAWTKKKKALLAAKG, encoded by the coding sequence ATGACGTCCATTCCGAAGATCAAAGGGATGTATCACTATTCTTTTCCTTGCCGCGACGGTGAGGAGACCCGGCAGTTCTACGAAGACCTGCTTGGCCTTCCCCTTGTGACCTGCATGCAGGCCGACAAGGTGCCGAGCACCGGAGAAGAGAAACCCTATGCGCATTTCTTCTTCGAGATGGGTGACGGCTCCTACATGGCCTTTTTCGACCTCGGCGAAAACGAGATGCCGAAGCCGTCGCCGAACACGCCGGCCTGGGTCATGCACTTCGCGATGGAGATGGACTCGATCGAAGACGTTCTGGCCATGCGCAAGCGGCTGCACGATGCGGGCGTGGAGGTGACGGATATCGTCGACCACGAGTTCATCCATTCGATCTACTTCTTCGACCCGAACGGGCTGCGGCTGGAAGTGACCACACGGGTCGAGCCGCCCTCCTACATGGAGGCCGAGAAGACCCGCGCCCATGCCGGGCTGGACGCATGGACCAAAAAGAAAAAGGCCCTGTTGGCGGCAAAAGGCTGA
- a CDS encoding NAD-dependent succinate-semialdehyde dehydrogenase, which produces MSGAEYGQPQLFIGGEWIGSKDRSGEDVLNPANGEALAELPHATTQDVDRAAMAASEAFDGWRRTPALARARIIRKAADLLRERTERIALSLTLEQGKPLAQSRIEVMAAAEILDWCADEGRRTYGRIVPASVPGHQWSVLRQPVGPVAAFTPWNFPLIIPARKIGSALAVGCTMVMKPAEETPVSVNEIARAFEDAGLPSGVLNIVHGIPGEVSEQLINHPVIRKITFTGSTAVGAQLAAMAAKAGVKRCTMELGGHAPVLVCEDADVDLAVKTMMQAKFRNAGQICIAPTRFFVHDRVHDSFADSFTKATQALVTADGMDPKSEMGPLAHDRRVPAVETLVHEAVDQGAKLATGGERIGNAGYFFQPTVLTDVPDAARIMNEEPFGPVATITRVASLDDAITQANRLPFGLASYAFTGSTHTAARLSDEVEAGMLGINNTFISMPETPFGGVKQSGYGSEGGIEGMDPYLVTKTVSVS; this is translated from the coding sequence ATGAGTGGCGCAGAATACGGGCAACCGCAGCTTTTTATCGGCGGCGAATGGATTGGATCGAAGGACCGCAGCGGGGAAGACGTGCTCAACCCCGCGAACGGGGAGGCGCTCGCCGAGCTGCCCCATGCGACGACGCAGGATGTGGACCGGGCCGCAATGGCGGCGAGCGAGGCGTTCGACGGCTGGCGCCGAACACCCGCTTTGGCGCGCGCAAGGATCATCCGGAAGGCCGCCGATCTGCTGCGGGAACGGACCGAACGCATTGCCCTCAGTTTGACCCTTGAGCAAGGGAAGCCGTTGGCCCAGTCCCGTATCGAGGTCATGGCCGCCGCGGAAATCCTCGACTGGTGCGCGGACGAGGGCCGCCGGACCTACGGGCGCATCGTGCCGGCCTCGGTGCCGGGACATCAGTGGTCGGTGCTGCGCCAGCCGGTCGGCCCCGTGGCCGCCTTCACGCCGTGGAACTTTCCGCTGATCATCCCGGCCCGGAAGATCGGTTCGGCGCTCGCGGTCGGGTGCACGATGGTGATGAAACCGGCTGAAGAAACCCCGGTCTCCGTGAACGAGATCGCGCGCGCCTTCGAGGATGCCGGGCTTCCCTCCGGTGTGCTGAACATCGTTCACGGCATTCCCGGCGAGGTGTCCGAGCAGCTGATCAACCATCCCGTCATCCGCAAGATCACCTTCACCGGTTCCACCGCCGTTGGCGCGCAGCTGGCGGCCATGGCCGCGAAGGCGGGCGTCAAGCGCTGCACCATGGAACTGGGTGGCCATGCGCCGGTGCTGGTCTGTGAAGACGCCGACGTCGATCTTGCGGTCAAGACGATGATGCAGGCCAAGTTCCGCAACGCCGGACAGATCTGCATCGCGCCGACCCGGTTCTTTGTGCATGACCGTGTCCACGACAGCTTTGCCGACAGCTTCACCAAGGCCACCCAGGCGCTGGTCACGGCGGACGGCATGGACCCGAAGAGCGAGATGGGGCCGCTGGCGCATGACCGCCGGGTGCCTGCTGTCGAAACTCTGGTGCATGAGGCCGTCGATCAGGGCGCAAAGCTTGCGACCGGCGGAGAGCGGATCGGCAACGCGGGGTACTTCTTTCAGCCGACCGTGCTGACCGATGTGCCCGACGCCGCGCGGATCATGAACGAAGAACCCTTTGGCCCGGTTGCCACAATCACCCGTGTCGCTTCGTTGGACGATGCAATCACGCAGGCAAATCGCTTGCCGTTCGGGCTTGCCTCTTACGCCTTCACCGGATCGACCCACACCGCCGCCCGCCTCAGCGATGAGGTCGAGGCCGGGATGCTCGGTATCAACAACACCTTCATCTCCATGCCCGAAACGCCCTTCGGCGGTGTGAAGCAGAGCGGTTATGGCAGCGAAGGCGGGATCGAAGGCATGGACCCCTACCTTGTGACCAAGACCGTCAGTGTGAGCTGA
- a CDS encoding MarR family winged helix-turn-helix transcriptional regulator — protein sequence MAKSDPRPTDRNVLRPRTLYLLYITANSVRSELEQALRPFKLTGIQYSVLSMVDENDPMSSAEIARRFYVTPQTMNETIISLERRDLLARVPDPANMRVRLVVLGDAGRTLLEECAPLVDRIETDAFSMLGDEDLTTLRRLVLEVWQSRHES from the coding sequence ATGGCCAAATCCGACCCCCGCCCGACCGACCGCAACGTCCTGCGACCGCGCACGCTCTATCTGCTTTACATCACCGCGAATTCGGTCCGGTCGGAGCTGGAGCAAGCGCTGCGACCGTTCAAGCTTACCGGCATTCAATACTCGGTGCTGAGCATGGTCGACGAAAACGACCCGATGTCTTCGGCAGAGATCGCGCGGCGGTTCTACGTGACGCCGCAAACCATGAACGAGACGATCATCTCCCTCGAACGGCGCGACCTGCTGGCACGCGTGCCCGATCCGGCCAACATGCGCGTGCGTCTCGTCGTGCTCGGCGATGCCGGGCGCACTCTTCTGGAAGAATGCGCCCCACTGGTGGACCGTATCGAGACCGACGCCTTCTCGATGCTCGGCGACGAGGATCTGACCACGCTCCGGCGTCTTGTGTTGGAAGTCTGGCAATCCCGCCACGAGTCCTGA
- a CDS encoding acetate--CoA ligase family protein, whose protein sequence is MADTSAALARLLRPQSVAIVGASPKPLSLGGNILANFKAFAYDGALHLVSRSQTEIDGIACVPSIDDLPEGIDLVALIVPSEAIADSLRACARRKVRGAIVFSAGFAETGEAGRAMQEEIVGIAEAANMALLGPNCLGFANFLLGVPATFEPLPVSERPTKGAAIVTQSGAMAGNLRIGLLARHVPVAMSVSTGNEAVTSSEEILDVLVDDPAVTQLVVCVEQIKKPRLFLDAARRAMALGKPLLLMHPGKSARSMEAALTHTGAVAGDHAVMECFAREHGVILAEGFDEMFDLAAIVARYPQAQVSGVGIMSNSGAVRGFTLDFCHALGLDLPRLAPETIQALAAVLPDFATLDNPLDITAQGMKQPSLFGDTTAALLDDPSIDAVVVAVVGGSPAQIMNKWNTLRPVMSKSEKPVVYIVVGDEHPMPDEFLEDIAASGVPFMRSPERALRAFRRLADRRSTTPAPLAVHPIGEADVVALSECTGKALLAANGLDVPAGRVVNSAQAAAEAAETLGYPVVAKAQSGALPHKSDAGGVALNLGSPQSVSQAYGRIIASVYGYAPEVALEGVLIERQSGPAGAELIVAARRDPLWGGVLVVGMGGIWAEVMGDMRMMPAGVDVARIEEEIRALKGAALLTGARGMPALDIAAAAGVVSRLGHILAEDDRIAGIEINPLALYPEGVGILDVLMTVRAAPAEKLETTA, encoded by the coding sequence ATGGCTGACACCTCGGCTGCTCTGGCCCGCCTTCTTCGGCCGCAATCCGTGGCCATTGTCGGCGCCTCACCCAAGCCGCTTTCGCTTGGCGGGAACATTCTGGCAAACTTCAAGGCTTTTGCCTACGACGGCGCGCTGCACCTTGTCAGCCGCTCCCAGACAGAGATCGACGGCATCGCCTGCGTGCCGTCTATCGACGATCTGCCGGAGGGGATCGACCTTGTCGCGCTGATCGTGCCGTCGGAGGCCATCGCTGACTCCCTGCGCGCCTGCGCGCGCCGCAAGGTGCGCGGGGCCATCGTCTTCTCGGCTGGGTTCGCCGAGACGGGGGAGGCAGGCCGGGCGATGCAGGAGGAGATCGTCGGGATCGCAGAGGCGGCGAACATGGCGCTTCTCGGGCCGAACTGCCTTGGCTTTGCGAACTTCCTGCTCGGCGTTCCGGCCACCTTCGAGCCGCTGCCGGTATCGGAGCGGCCCACCAAGGGTGCGGCCATCGTCACCCAGAGCGGTGCGATGGCCGGGAACCTGCGCATCGGCCTTTTGGCGCGCCATGTGCCTGTGGCCATGTCGGTCTCTACCGGCAACGAGGCCGTGACCTCTTCGGAGGAAATTCTGGATGTGCTGGTGGACGATCCCGCCGTGACGCAGCTCGTTGTCTGTGTCGAGCAGATCAAGAAACCTCGCCTTTTCCTCGACGCCGCCCGCCGCGCCATGGCGTTGGGCAAGCCGCTGCTGCTCATGCATCCGGGCAAGAGCGCCCGTTCGATGGAAGCGGCGCTGACCCATACCGGCGCGGTCGCCGGGGATCATGCGGTGATGGAATGCTTCGCGCGCGAGCACGGGGTCATTCTGGCGGAAGGTTTCGACGAGATGTTCGACCTTGCCGCAATCGTCGCCCGCTATCCTCAGGCGCAGGTCTCGGGCGTTGGGATCATGTCGAACTCTGGCGCCGTGCGCGGCTTCACGCTGGACTTTTGCCATGCGCTGGGGCTCGATCTGCCGCGCCTCGCCCCGGAGACGATCCAGGCCCTCGCAGCGGTGCTTCCCGACTTTGCGACGCTGGACAACCCGCTCGACATCACGGCGCAGGGGATGAAACAGCCGAGCCTGTTTGGCGATACGACCGCGGCGCTTCTGGACGATCCGTCGATAGATGCGGTTGTGGTTGCGGTTGTCGGCGGCTCGCCCGCGCAGATCATGAACAAATGGAACACGCTGCGCCCGGTCATGTCGAAGTCCGAGAAGCCGGTCGTCTACATCGTGGTCGGCGACGAACACCCGATGCCCGACGAGTTCCTCGAAGACATCGCGGCCAGTGGTGTGCCGTTCATGCGCTCGCCGGAACGGGCACTGAGAGCGTTTCGCCGTCTGGCAGATCGCAGGAGTACAACGCCCGCACCGCTTGCAGTCCATCCGATTGGCGAGGCCGACGTGGTCGCGCTTTCCGAATGTACCGGCAAGGCGCTTCTGGCCGCCAATGGTCTCGATGTGCCCGCCGGACGGGTGGTGAACAGCGCACAAGCCGCCGCCGAAGCAGCTGAGACACTGGGGTATCCTGTGGTGGCCAAGGCGCAGAGCGGTGCTCTTCCCCACAAGAGCGATGCGGGCGGCGTCGCTTTGAACCTTGGCTCGCCGCAGTCGGTCTCGCAGGCCTATGGCCGGATCATCGCAAGCGTCTACGGGTACGCGCCGGAGGTTGCGCTGGAAGGCGTGTTGATCGAGCGGCAGTCCGGACCGGCGGGGGCCGAACTGATCGTCGCCGCGCGGCGCGATCCGCTTTGGGGCGGTGTTCTGGTGGTCGGCATGGGCGGTATCTGGGCAGAGGTCATGGGCGATATGCGAATGATGCCAGCCGGTGTCGATGTGGCCCGGATCGAAGAGGAGATCCGCGCTTTGAAAGGCGCCGCATTGCTGACCGGCGCACGCGGCATGCCAGCGCTGGACATAGCCGCCGCCGCGGGTGTGGTCTCGCGGTTGGGGCACATCCTGGCGGAAGACGACCGGATTGCCGGGATCGAAATCAACCCGCTGGCGCTGTACCCTGAGGGCGTCGGTATCCTCGATGTATTGATGACCGTCCGGGCCGCTCCCGCCGAGAAATTGGAGACGACAGCATGA
- a CDS encoding NAD(P)-dependent alcohol dehydrogenase — MKIKAAVLAESGKITLQQVEMSDPLPHEVRVRIMATGVCHTDLKCAASTRLVQNRPVVLGHEGAGVVDAVGSAVTQVVPGDHVVMTFASCGTCPCCRDAEPAYCDRQMPINFGCARPDGGVPYLQGEEGPIHGDFFGQSSFATYAIGTERNVIPVRKDVPLELLGPLGCGIQTGAGAALNDLSVGPETSFAVFGTGSVGLSAIMAAHHAGAWPIIAVDRVAARLELARELGASHVIDTSEGEARAQIMSILPRGVDRVLDTTGVAPLMREAMAILAHRGTFGFVSGTADGSDLGVPMLRMLQGRKVVGIVEGNSNPHLFIPFLTDLFARGRFPFDRLIEFFDFGDIDAAFAAIHDGSVLKPVLRIG; from the coding sequence ATGAAAATCAAGGCAGCGGTTCTGGCCGAGAGCGGGAAGATCACCCTGCAGCAGGTCGAGATGAGCGACCCATTGCCCCACGAAGTGCGCGTGCGCATCATGGCGACCGGTGTGTGCCACACCGATCTGAAATGCGCGGCCTCGACGCGGCTGGTCCAGAACCGGCCCGTTGTGCTGGGCCATGAGGGCGCCGGTGTGGTCGATGCCGTCGGGTCGGCGGTGACACAGGTCGTGCCCGGCGATCACGTGGTGATGACCTTTGCGTCCTGCGGCACCTGCCCCTGTTGCCGCGATGCGGAACCGGCCTATTGCGACCGGCAGATGCCGATCAACTTCGGCTGCGCCCGCCCGGACGGCGGCGTGCCGTACCTGCAAGGCGAGGAGGGTCCGATTCACGGTGACTTCTTTGGCCAGTCGTCCTTTGCCACTTACGCCATCGGCACCGAGCGGAACGTGATCCCCGTGCGCAAGGACGTGCCGCTGGAGCTTCTTGGCCCACTGGGCTGCGGGATCCAGACCGGTGCGGGCGCGGCGCTGAACGATCTGAGCGTCGGTCCGGAGACGAGCTTTGCGGTCTTCGGCACGGGCAGCGTCGGTCTGAGCGCCATCATGGCCGCGCATCACGCCGGGGCCTGGCCGATCATCGCCGTTGACCGCGTGGCGGCGCGGCTGGAGCTGGCCCGGGAGCTGGGTGCGAGCCATGTGATCGACACCTCCGAAGGGGAGGCGCGCGCGCAGATCATGTCGATCCTGCCGCGCGGGGTCGACCGCGTGCTCGACACCACCGGGGTCGCCCCGCTGATGCGCGAAGCGATGGCCATTCTGGCGCACCGCGGCACCTTCGGCTTCGTGTCCGGAACGGCTGACGGGTCGGACCTCGGCGTGCCGATGCTCAGGATGCTGCAAGGTCGCAAGGTCGTCGGGATCGTCGAGGGCAACAGCAACCCGCACCTGTTCATCCCGTTTCTGACCGACCTGTTCGCCCGAGGCCGTTTCCCTTTCGACCGGCTGATCGAGTTCTTCGATTTCGGTGACATCGACGCCGCCTTTGCGGCGATTCACGACGGCTCGGTCCTGAAGCCGGTTCTCAGGATCGGCTGA
- a CDS encoding enoyl-CoA hydratase/isomerase family protein, with protein MTQPSILTELAEDNAWVITIDNPEAGGTLSLAMTQDLARACQDVPAEAKFVLLTSNGDDFCVGRQSPMPPADSRITAADIRAKVSHPVLQFYATLRNLDLPVISTVQGKALGVGCAVAGLADVILAREDAIFQIPEMNRDIPPLLVMTALSERLSRASLARLVLSRAEIGAAEAVRIGLASQVVAASDWESEIAVWRAGFADNSRTSLSTIKRFLNSAPELGFGPLCDYAATANAAAMSERYLPK; from the coding sequence ATGACCCAACCGAGCATTCTGACCGAACTGGCCGAAGACAACGCATGGGTCATCACCATCGACAACCCCGAGGCGGGCGGCACCCTTTCGCTTGCGATGACGCAGGACCTCGCCCGCGCCTGTCAGGACGTGCCGGCGGAGGCCAAGTTCGTCTTGCTGACGAGCAACGGTGACGACTTCTGTGTCGGGCGGCAATCGCCCATGCCCCCGGCCGACAGCCGCATCACGGCCGCCGACATCCGCGCAAAGGTGTCCCACCCGGTGCTGCAATTCTACGCCACGTTGCGCAACCTCGATCTGCCAGTCATTTCCACCGTGCAGGGCAAGGCGCTTGGCGTCGGCTGCGCGGTGGCCGGGCTGGCCGATGTCATCCTTGCCCGCGAGGACGCCATCTTTCAAATCCCGGAAATGAACCGCGATATCCCGCCGCTGCTGGTGATGACCGCCCTGAGCGAGCGGCTGTCCCGGGCCAGCCTCGCAAGGCTGGTGCTGTCGCGCGCCGAAATCGGCGCTGCGGAGGCGGTGCGGATCGGCCTGGCCTCTCAGGTTGTGGCCGCCTCGGATTGGGAGAGCGAAATCGCCGTCTGGCGGGCGGGGTTTGCCGATAACTCCCGCACCTCCCTCTCCACGATCAAGCGCTTCCTCAACAGCGCCCCGGAACTCGGCTTCGGCCCGCTCTGCGACTACGCCGCCACGGCCAACGCGGCGGCGATGTCCGAACGCTACCTGCCGAAGTGA
- a CDS encoding xanthine dehydrogenase family protein molybdopterin-binding subunit — MKNPNSSAPYIGRPLPRFEDRRLLRGAGRYTDDFSLEGEVWAAFVRSPFAAARINAIDTTEAKALPGVLAVLTGQDYLAQGGQPMHHIPEPADARDHTKRAFSGYGHSVIDVPHLPMPVDQAQYLGEPLVMVVANSQSIALDACELVDLDLEELPFVIDAAEALAADAPVVDPAIPGNLAVAAAFGNREAVETAFENAAHVVEGRFPNQRIVNAQMEPRSAIVTYDRESAKFHMIAGSQGANRQRDTLAACLGVPPADVRVTCPDTGGGFGPRTNLSPEQPMLAIAARLLGRPVRWTSTRSEAFLSDYQGRDMAVAARMALDAEGRILAYDATITGNVGGRTVGFISMGNAFRVLTTVYHVPHAHVAIEGVMTNTTPTAPYRGAGRPEAHLAIESLLDRAARALALDRDEIRRRNIVRPEQMPYHSPMGLDYDSGDFSGNMERALTGADWSGFEDRRAAARARGKLAGIGIANYVESPVGMPHERIDLTVNPEGTVEVITGTQSTGQGHQTSFAQVMADCLGVTPEDIRLIAGDTARVISGGGSHSDRSMRLAGTLMREASDSVIAQAREVLAHLFGLPAERVAFTDGLFDPGQGNQRLSVFEVAAMCDDPSLPDALRKPLAATATFTGRMPAHPTGAAVCEVEIDPETGELEITRYTTVDDVGQPINPLILDGQTHGGIVQGLGQALSEAMRSDPTTGQVLSGAFMDYAMMRASDVPFFGVDLVEDPTSSNPLRIKGGGESGITPALAVTMNAVLDALAPESVTELEMPASPGRIWQAIQDARQSLKEKTQ, encoded by the coding sequence ATGAAAAACCCCAACTCGTCAGCGCCCTACATAGGCCGCCCTCTACCGCGCTTCGAGGATCGCCGGCTGCTTCGCGGCGCCGGGCGATACACCGATGACTTCTCTCTCGAAGGAGAGGTCTGGGCCGCATTCGTTCGCTCCCCATTCGCCGCAGCGAGGATCAACGCAATCGACACCACGGAGGCCAAGGCCCTGCCGGGTGTGCTCGCCGTCCTGACCGGACAGGACTATCTGGCCCAGGGCGGCCAGCCGATGCATCACATTCCCGAGCCGGCCGATGCGAGGGATCACACCAAACGCGCGTTCTCGGGCTATGGCCACAGCGTAATCGACGTGCCGCATCTGCCGATGCCGGTCGATCAGGCGCAGTATCTGGGCGAACCGCTTGTGATGGTCGTGGCAAACAGCCAGAGCATCGCGCTGGACGCCTGTGAACTGGTGGACCTCGATCTGGAAGAACTGCCGTTTGTGATTGACGCGGCAGAGGCCCTTGCCGCAGACGCGCCCGTTGTCGATCCAGCCATTCCGGGCAACCTCGCCGTTGCCGCCGCCTTCGGAAATCGCGAGGCGGTCGAGACCGCCTTTGAAAACGCCGCCCATGTCGTCGAGGGCCGCTTTCCCAACCAGCGCATCGTCAATGCCCAGATGGAGCCTCGCTCGGCCATCGTCACTTACGATCGGGAAAGCGCAAAGTTCCACATGATCGCCGGCAGTCAGGGCGCAAACCGCCAGCGCGACACGCTCGCGGCCTGTCTGGGCGTTCCGCCAGCGGACGTCAGGGTGACATGCCCGGATACCGGCGGCGGCTTCGGGCCGCGCACAAACCTGTCGCCCGAGCAGCCCATGCTGGCCATCGCCGCGCGTCTTCTCGGGCGCCCCGTGCGTTGGACTTCAACGCGCTCGGAGGCATTCCTGTCGGACTATCAGGGCCGCGACATGGCGGTGGCGGCGCGCATGGCGCTCGATGCAGAGGGCCGGATTCTGGCCTACGATGCGACGATCACCGGCAATGTCGGTGGACGCACGGTGGGTTTCATCTCGATGGGCAACGCCTTTCGCGTTCTCACGACGGTGTACCATGTGCCTCATGCCCACGTGGCGATCGAGGGCGTGATGACCAATACCACGCCGACAGCCCCCTATCGCGGCGCCGGTCGGCCAGAGGCCCATCTGGCCATCGAAAGCCTGCTGGACCGCGCGGCGCGTGCGCTCGCTCTGGACCGCGACGAAATTCGCCGCCGGAACATCGTCCGCCCAGAACAGATGCCGTATCACTCTCCGATGGGGCTGGATTACGACAGCGGCGACTTCTCCGGCAACATGGAGCGCGCGCTCACCGGGGCCGACTGGTCTGGTTTCGAGGACCGGCGCGCAGCCGCCCGGGCGCGCGGGAAACTGGCCGGTATCGGCATCGCCAATTATGTCGAATCACCGGTGGGCATGCCCCACGAACGTATCGACCTCACGGTGAACCCCGAGGGTACGGTCGAAGTGATCACCGGCACCCAATCGACCGGGCAAGGGCACCAAACCAGCTTTGCCCAGGTCATGGCCGACTGTCTTGGCGTCACGCCCGAGGACATCCGGCTGATCGCGGGCGATACCGCACGGGTCATCTCGGGCGGCGGCTCGCATTCGGACCGTTCCATGCGTCTGGCCGGGACGCTGATGCGCGAAGCCTCCGACAGCGTGATCGCACAGGCCCGGGAAGTGCTCGCACATCTGTTCGGTCTGCCGGCAGAGCGCGTCGCCTTCACCGATGGGCTCTTCGATCCGGGCCAGGGCAACCAGCGCCTGTCGGTCTTCGAAGTCGCCGCGATGTGTGATGACCCCTCGCTGCCCGACGCTCTTCGCAAACCGCTTGCGGCGACGGCCACCTTCACCGGGCGCATGCCCGCCCATCCGACCGGCGCCGCGGTTTGCGAGGTCGAGATCGACCCGGAAACCGGTGAACTTGAGATCACCCGCTACACGACCGTCGACGATGTCGGTCAGCCGATCAATCCGTTGATCCTCGACGGACAAACCCATGGCGGGATTGTCCAGGGACTCGGTCAGGCGCTGTCGGAAGCGATGCGCAGCGATCCGACCACCGGCCAAGTGCTCAGCGGCGCCTTCATGGACTACGCGATGATGCGGGCGTCAGATGTTCCGTTCTTCGGCGTCGATCTGGTGGAAGACCCCACCTCGTCCAACCCCCTGCGTATCAAAGGCGGAGGCGAAAGCGGCATCACCCCGGCGCTGGCGGTGACGATGAATGCCGTGCTCGACGCCCTTGCGCCGGAAAGCGTGACAGAACTGGAAATGCCCGCCTCCCCCGGCCGCATATGGCAGGCGATACAAGACGCACGACAATCCCTTAAGGAAAAGACTCAATGA